A window of Solanum stenotomum isolate F172 chromosome 3, ASM1918654v1, whole genome shotgun sequence contains these coding sequences:
- the LOC125857575 gene encoding elongator complex protein 3, which produces MAAAVAVAETRKLPRPGRGGVVSLGLTDEEARVRAITEIVNNMVELSRKGKDVDLNALKSAACRKYGLSRAPKLVEMIAALPDTERETLLPKLRAKPVRTASGIAVVAVMSKPHRCPHIATTGNICVYCPGGPDSDFEYSTQSYTGYEPTSMRAIRARYNPYVQARSRIDQLKRLGHSVDKVEFILMGGTFMSLPAEYRDYFTRNLHDALSGHTSANVEEAVAYSEHGATKCIGMTIETRPDYCLGPHLRQMLSYGCTRLEIGVQSTYEDVARDTNRGHTVAAVADCFCLAKDAGFKVVAHMMPDLPNVGVERDLESFKEFFESPSFRTDGLKIYPTLVIRGTGLYELWKTGRYRNYPPEQLVDIVARILSMVPPWTRVYRVQRDIPMPLVTSGVEKGNLRELALARMDDLGLKCRDVRTREAGIQDIHNKIRPEEVELVRRDYTANEGWETFLSYEDTRQDILVGLLRLRKCGRNVTCPELTGKCSIVRELHVYGTAVPVHGRDTDKLQHQGYGTLLMEEAERIARREHRSIKIAVISGVGTRHYYRKLGYELEGPYMVKSLV; this is translated from the exons ATGGCGGCGGCGGTAGCGGTAGCGGAGACCCGAAAGCTCCCGCGGCCGGGAAGGGGCGGAGTTGTGTCCCTCGGCCTGACAGATGAAGAAGCTAGAGTTCGTGCTATAACGGAGATCGTCAACAACATGGTGGAACTCTCACGGAAAGGCAAGGATGTAGACCTAAATGCTCTAAAGTCAGCAGCGTGCCGCAAATACGGGCTCTCTCGGGCTCCTAAGTTGGTAGAGATGATCGCTGCTTTGCCTGACACTGAACGTGAAACACTGCTTCCCAAACTCCGAGCCAAGCCTGTCCGTACAGCCTCAGGAATAGCTGTCGTAGCTGTAATGTCCAAGCCTCATCGTTGTCCTCATATAGCTACCACCGGAAACATTTGTGTCTATTGCCCTGGTGGCCCTGATTCTGATTTTGAGTACAGTACACAGTCATACACTGGATATGAGCCTACTAGTATGCGAGCTATTCGAGCTAG ATACAACCCTTATGTACAAGCTCGAAGCCGGATTGATCAACTTAAGAGATTGGGTCACAGTGTTGACAAG GTTGAATTTATCTTGATGGGAGGTACATTCATGTCATTGCCTGCTGAATACCGTGATTACTTCACACGGAATCTTCATGATGCTTTATCCGGACATACTTCTGCCAATGTTGAAGAGGCTGTCGCGTACTCCGAACATGGGGCGACAAAGTGCATTGGGATGACAATTGAAAC GAGGCCAGACTACTGCCTTGGACCTCATTTGAGACAAATGCTTTCTTACGGTTGTACGCGGCTAGAAATTGGAGTCCAGAGTACATATGAGGATGTTGCTCGTGACACCAATAGAGGCCACACTGTTGCAGCTGTGGCTGATTGCTTTTGTTTGGCAAAAGATGCTGGCTTCAAG GTGGTTGCTCATATGATGCCTGACCTTCCAAACGTTGGCGTTGAAAGAGACTTGGAGAGTTTCAAGGAATTCTTTGAAAGTCCTTCATTTAGGACTGATGGACTTAAAATTTATCCTACACTTGTTATTCGTGGCACGGGGCTTTATGAACTGTGGAAAACTGGAAG GTATAGAAATTATCCGCCAGAGCAGCTTGTAGACATTGTAGCAAGGATTCTTTCTATGGTGCCACCTTGGACCCGAGTTTACAGGGTCCAACGTGATATCCCTATGCCTCTAGTGACTTCTGGAGTTGAGAAAGGGAATCTTCGAGAATTGGCTTTAGCTCGAATGGATGATCTTGGCTTGAAATGCCGAGATGTCCGAACGCGCGAAGCTGGGATCCAg GACATTCACAACAAGATAAGGCCTGAAGAGGTTGAGCTTGTTCGCCGTGATTATACTGCAAATGAAGGATGGGAGACTTTCCTTTCATACGAAGATACACGCCAG GATATTCTTGTTGGATTGCTACGGCTGCGGAAGTGTGGACGGAATGTGACTTGCCCAGAACTCACAGGAAAGTGTTCAATTGTTCGTGAGCTTCATGTGTATGGGACTGCAGTTCCTGTTCATGGTCGAGACACAGATAAGCTGCAGCACCAGGGTTATGGTACTCTGCTGATGGAGGAGGCTGAGCGGATTGCTCGGAGGGAGCATAGGTCGATCAAAATCGCTGTTATCTCGGGTGTAGGGACCCGACATTACTACAGAAAACTAGGCTATGAGCTTGAAGGTCCTTACATGGTAAAAAGTCTTGTGTAG